The genomic DNA GGGATCACTGCTGCTACCTCACTTTCCAACCAAAGTGCATGAATTAAGTAGAAATCTGAGGTAGAGAGGATATTCGGCAACACTTAAAGGACAATGGAATTACATTTGAAAAAGCATCTTTATTGCTAAAAGTAGAACCAACGCGTCTTGGCTTTTGGCCTTTTATGAATGAGGCTTTTATACATTAGGCTTTTATACATATATGAATAAAAGCCATGATGTGATTGATAAATCCGTGGTAGAATGACCAACAAATAGATTGTGAGTACATGTTGCGCTGACCAATGGAATATgtaaacacaaaaataacaatatgATAGGTCTAGTTGTGGCCGCAACCGGACTAGATTGTGAACAACTCTTGGCGGAATGCATTGCTTGACTGCCGCGAGGGTGATAAGCACAATGTCTTTTGTGGACTGCAGGACCCCAGACGATTTACTCTCGCGTTCGAGTTGGTTGAggaaaggctgtgtgtgttttggttcaACAAAGCTGTGTCCATCATAACATTCAATGATCAATTAATTGCATTAATTATTGCACCATGCGAACAATTATCAGTTCTAAACATGTCTTTTTTTATTCTCTATGCTGCCTGCAGCACGATCTATTTTGCCAGCGCGCATATATTCCATACAGTTGTTGTTGTAAACACATCACTAGAGGAGCGCGTATTAATCCTGCTGTAGAGTTCATTGCCCAGCAGGTCAAACGAACGACTAAAATGAACGAGTTACTCAGAAAAACGAATCATGACTCTCGAGTAGGTAAAAAGAGTCGTTCAAAAATAAGGAATCGTTTGCGAACTGCACATCACTACTTTGAACGGGGCACCTGGCTCTGGCTCACAGCCGGGAGGCAGCCCGGTTCCAAAATGAATGCAATTTTTCACCCACTCCTCCCATCGGTGTAACCTGGGCCAGATAATCGAATCCCCTCATAGGTAAAACAGACAATATTACAACTTGACAATGTAAATAGACACTCAtgataaataatttaaaaaaatagtaACTTACTAAAGGAAATCCTTTATAATAAATTCCTTATTCATACCACTCGGCGACGCATTCCTTATCAGAACCGTCTGCTGACAATGGAAGTACCGTTTGAGCGTCGTCAAACATGCACAGATACAGGTCGGTAAATAAGTTGCATGCTGGACTAGTGTTATACTGCTAGACTAAGATACAATCTCGGTCTAGAAGCTGGCCCTAGCTATCTGCCCTCAGGCACGTCTAATGGCTGTATAGATCATAGAGATCTATAATTCACCTGTATGATTCAAGTGTTCTATTTCATTctgctcttcctctccttccctccaggctccctgcctctctctcttgctggatCTGAAGAGGCGGTTCCCCctgagcagcagcactgtgagCAGGAGTGGAATCCCAGTTTGGGGCAGGAGGACCCAAAGCCCACACAGATTATAGAGGAAGAGCAGATTCAAGGGCTGGAGCCTGATATCATAGAGTTCAAATTCACTCCTTCCTGTGTGAAAAGTGAATGTGATCAGGAGGACCCACTTTGGTCCTTGACTCTTCCTAAAACCCAGATTGTGGAGCACGTAGATATTGACTCTAAACAAGTGGATCCTGAACCTTTTGCCACTGTGACCCACCTAAAGGGTTTCGAAATTTCCTGTGACCCTCCAGATAATCAGAACAATGCCTCCATCCACAGCTCAGCCATAAGAAGCAACCCAGTAGGACTTGACAGCAGCCCACCATTGGATCCCAGCCCACCATTGGCTCCGACCCCACCAATGGAGAAACCCTGCAACTTCCCCTTTTATGGCAAGACATTCAAACAAAAAGGAAATCTGTCCATGCACATGagtattcacacaggagagacaccatttagctgtggtgactgtgggaagtGCTTTATTCAGAAGGGGGACCTAAGAAGACATAtactgactcacacaggagagaaaccatttagctgtaaTTTTTGCAGTAAAAGCTTCAATCAGAAGGGGGACTTAAGGAGGCATAtactgactcacacaggagagaaaccgtttagctgtggtgactgtgggaaaagcttcagtCAGAAGGGCGACCTAAGGAGGCATAtactgactcacacaggagagaaaccatttagctgtggtgactgtgggaaaagcttccgTCTCAAGGGGAACCTAACCACTCATACACTCACTCACAAAGGAGTGAAACAACATGGCTGTGCAGTCTGTGGTTTAAGATTCACTCATAAGGCGTATCTGCTGAAGCATGTGCATAAAGTCCACAAAGAAAGAAAACAGGATGAAAACTGAAAGGAAAGACAATTAGGACAAAGACATCTGTCAGAAGATGGGAATAAAAAAAACAGGATGTGTATAACACTCCTAGGAAAGCAAAGCAACTCTGGATCATTCATGTTCTGCGTTACAGATAAATAGATGTGTGATTCATTTACTTTTGTAAAGTCTATGTAAATTCGAATCCCTGAGTTgaaaaggtacaaatctgtcgttctgcccctgaacaaggcagttgacccactgttcctaggccgtcattgaaaataagaatttgttcttaactgacttgcctagttaaataaaggtaaaataaaaataaagtttgATATGATTTGAATGATGAGGTAATGCTCAAACAGTACTACACTGTATAATGGGAATCTTACAGTTCTGAGGGGtatactaatcaaatcaaatatatttgtaAAGCAGTTTTTTTCAGCAGatgtcaaagtgctatacagaaacccagcctaaaaccccaaacagcaagcaatgcagatgtagaagcacggtggctagtatACCCCTTTGCagtacaaacaacaacaaagtggACACCCCGCCACTttcggtaaacagctgagggagaaAGAAATGTAAAAACACTCAAATTCAGACAGAtctatggatggaaggactggCCACTCATGAGATCAAAATTATATTTTTAACCAtcttttgaggctatatagtgtttgtttgcaattacattgtttacaaacaatggagtaaaacaagcttagcATTTTAGGTTCTGATGTTTTGTGATCTGATGAGGTGACTGTTGAActgagctcatgaggcatttataagttgccttcttcaagaatcaatgggtatatacactatatggccaaaagtatgtggacaccagcttgttgaacatctcattccaaaatcatggtcattaatatggagttggtcccccctttgctgctataacagcctccactcttctggaaaggctttccactagatgttggaacattgctgcgaggacttgctttcattcagccacaagagcattagtgaggtcggggactgatgttgggcgattaggcctggctcgcagtcggcaccccaattcatcccaaaggtgtttgatggggttgaggtcagggctctgtgcagcccAGTCAAATTctcccacaccgatctcgacaaaccatttctgtatggacctcgctttgtgcacggggccattgtcatactgaaacaagaaagggccttccccaaactattgccacaaagttgtaagcacagaatcgtctagaatgtcatttcaAGCGGTAGCGTTATGattcccttcaatggaactaaggggcctagcccgaaccatgaaaaacagctccagaacattattcctccgccaaactttacagttggcactatgcattgggacaggtaggGTTCTCCTGGGCACATACAGTTGACTGGacttagtaaggccattctactgccaatgtttactatggagattgcatggctgtgtgctcaattttatacacctgtataGCCGACTCCACTAATtcaaaggggtgtccacatacgtttgtataTAGTGTACCAAAGATGAGGGACTGTTGATATTGCAACTACACAACTCAAATGCCGGTTCACCAGTATGTACTAAATCGGAAACAGCTTTTTTTGTTCAAGCCCTTAAGAACTGTTGTCTGCTGAAGGTGATAATCTGTTTGCATCTGCCAATTTATTGGCTGTCCAGTATCCAGATGACCTGTCCCCAGAGCTTCATATACACCTAGTCACAGAACTGCTGTAACTCCCTTCTGCCCAGTTTCCCTGATGTTGCTACCGCTATCAAGCTGtttttcagtggtggaaaaagtactcaattgtcatacttgagaaaaagtaagtaaaagtgaaagtcacctagtaaaatactacttcagtaaaagtctaaaagtatttggttttaaatatacttaagtatcaaatgtaaatgGTATTGttcaaatgtacttaagtaccaaaagtaaaAGTAGAAACCATttgaaattccttatattaagcaaaccagagggCACAATTTATTTTACTTTAACATTTTTATTGAAGGACAGCCAGAGGCACACTTCAACACATTttcaaacgaagcatttgtgtttagtgagtccgccagatcagaggcagcagggttgaccagggatgttctctttgtAAGTGTGAATTGGACTATTTTCCAGACAAAATGTAAGagtaggtgtcagggaaaatatatggagtaaaaagtacattattttctttaggattgtagtgaagtaaaagttggccAAAAAAAATAATAgttaagtaaagtacagataccccaaaaaacgacttaagtaaaaatactttaaagtactacttaagtactttacaccactgctgtttTTACCATCCCTGTAACTGTCGCTTCTGCGGAAAGATCGTTTTCTCAAATAAACTCATAAAGAACTACCTAAACAGCATTAGGCTCTTGGCCTGATATGCATTTTTGAACACCTGAGTACAGTAGTCCGGTCTCGAGATCACCTATGTCTCTGTGTCGGATACATTTGTACTCGGTCTCGGGCAGTGAGGACTCGTCATTTCTTCCCGAGACCAGCGGAGTAAAAAAAGTCTGAATTATCAGCTTCCATTGTCAGCGCATAAAACTAATTAATCAggccaaatacactgctcaaaaaaataaagggaacacttaaacaacacaatgtaactccaagtcaatcacacttctgtgaaatcaaactgtccacttaggaagtaacactgattgacaataaatttcacatgctgttgtgcaaatggaatagacaacaggtggaaattataggcaattagcaagacacccccaataaaggagtggttctgcaggtggtgaccacagaccacttctcagttcctatgcttcctggctgatgttttggtcacttttgaatgctggcggtgctttcactctagtggtagcatgagacagagtctacaacccacacaagtggctcaggtagtgcagctcatccaggatggcacatcaatgcgagctgtggcaagaaggtttgctgtgtctgtcagcgtagtgtccagagcatggaggcgctaccaggagacaggccagtacatcaggagacgtggaggaggccgtaggagggcaacaacccagcagcaggaccgctacctccgcctttgtgcaaggaggagcaggaggagcactgcgggagccctgcaaaatgacctcgagcaggccacaaatgtgcatgtgtctgctcaaacggtcagaaacagactccatgagggtggtatgagggcccgacgtccacaggtgggggttgtgcttacagcccaacaccgtgcaggacgtttggcatttgccagagaacaccaagattggcaaattcgccactggcgccctgtgctcttcacagatgaaagcaggttcacactgagcacatgtgacagacgtgacagagtctggagacgccgtggagaacgttctgctgcctgcaacatcctccagcatggccggtttggcggtgggtcagtcatggtgtggggtggcatttctttggggggccgcacagccctccatgtgctcgccagaggtagcctgactgccattaggtaccgagatgagatcctcagaccccttgtgagaccatatgctggtgcggttggccctgggttcctcctaatgcaagacaatgctagacctcatgtggctggagtgtgttagcagttcctgcaagaggaaggcattgatgctatggactggctcacccgttccccagacctgaatccaattgagcacatctgggacatcatgtctcgctccatccaccaacgccacgttgcaccacagactgtccaggagttggcggatgctttagtccaggtctgggaggagatccctcaggagaccatccgtcacctcatcaggagcatgcccaggcgttgtagggaggtcatacaggcacgtggaggccacacactctactgagcctcattttgacttgttttaaggacattacatcaaagttggatcagcctgtagtgtggttttccactttaattttgagtgtaactccaaatccagacctccatgggttgataaattggatttccattgattatttttgtgtggttttgttgtcagcacattcaactatgtaaagaaaaaagtatttaataagattatttcattcattcagatctaggatgtgttattttagtgttccctttatttttttgagcagtatatttacactcctttcttgaaacatTAATACAGTATCTTAACAGCCTTATtatctattatagacatgtttgcGCCGTGGCGAACCTaaagaccttcagtgtgtgacatgtTCGTGATTACGAAATGACAGCAACCGTATTACTAGCACACTCATGTAGGAGAGTGCACTTTTTATAAAACACAAAGGGCcaatggtgtagtggagggtaaacactggAATTAGCCGTATACCCACtttttttcagtgggcattgcaTAAGGATATACTTAGTTCTTAATCCCTACTGATGCGTATTAAATTAGTGTAGTGGAAGTATACGATTTATCATCAATGTAGTAGTACAATAAagaaatcatgcacaaagtagcctacacaatcgcaaagcaagtgaaatatattcacatgcgTGCTGCACACAGCGGAATATCATCTGCAGGCAGCAAGAGTGcagctctcaactggttttggcatggagcagctcacagaagaatgacTTTAGCTGGTAGGGTAGGAaattaatttattgttaaaagttattcttgaaaagggAGAAGCAAAAAAATGTGCAACAACATTCTCtttgataacacctgctgcagctgctgcaaactagccgacaacaaaagctagctagctagaccatGGGAAAACTACTGCTCGCTATTGCACAGTGACCTGTTGGCCTTCAAGAAGGTAGAAGTTTCCATAAGTTTTTGTAAAAACGGTCCCACCCattaagtcaaaatgtgattggttgattccactgtcactccaaaatCTTCGACTAATACTGTTGAATTGGCAGATGCCTTTATCTAGCATCTGATGGCCCCTAGCCAATGGCTGATTTAGCTAGCTATATTTATGTCCCCAGAGACCAGCAAACaaaaatcctgattggatattttttttctcttcaaTGTTAACCCTTTCCAACAAAAGCTGACGAGATTAAATCagaacatcattgaaaataaattATAATTTGTATAGTGGCTCTTTTGCCTCAGAATGCATTTTTTCACTATTTTGAATGTCTAAAGAACCTATATGTttttctgaaatatgaacacagaaatactggacatttttaACTGTTATTATGGTGATGACTTGACAAAATTACcatcatggtcttgaattggacaTGGTCTtgactctgtctctccccctctccagtcTTAACTCGGACTTGATTtgctccggtcttggtcttgaatcggtctcgCTTTAGGTGATCTCGAACACAACACTGCCTGAGTAAGCTTCACTCTGCACTGGCACCGTCGTAGCCTTGACCAGTGCATTTGTTcactgatattttttttcttcttcacttTTACAGTCACATTCCTGAAGGCCAAGAAACAAACACTTAGCTTCCAATACATATGAAAATTAAAAAGGTTTATGAATGACTTTTTGTTTGGTTGCTGtcaaattatttattatttattaaatcaATAGAAAATACAGATGTATTGACAGGCGCATGGGCCCAAGAGCTCGTGGGATCACCCTGCCTTGCGGGGGTGTCTGGTACGCCAGTGGTTGGTgggtgatcgcgtgcccactggagccgctcaTTCTTGGTTTTAGCTGATAAGAGTGATACCCGGtctggtcgtctgctgcaatagcccatccgtgacaaggaccgatgagttgtgcgttccgagatgccgttctttacaccactgttgtactgagcCATCATTttcctgtttgtggcccgcctgttaacttgcacaattcttgccattctcttccgaattctcatcaacaagctgttttctcTCACTGGACTGCCACTGACTCAATGTTTTTCTTTGTTGCGctgtccagtccaggcacggcgtccagtcccgctccatggccggagccttcatCTGcaccggtgctcagtccaggcacggtgtccagtcccgctccatggccggagccttcctctgcgccagtgcccagtccaggcacggcgtccagtcccgctccatggccggagccttcctctgccggtgcccagtccaggcatggcgtccagtcctgctccatggccggagccttcatCTGCGCCGGttctcagtccaggcacggcgtccagtcccgctccatggccggagccttcctctgcgctggtgcccagtccaggcacggcatccagtcctgctccatggccggagccttcctctgctccGGTGCTCAGTCTGGGCACGGTGTTCAGCCCGGCTTCAGGGCCAGATCCGCGGTCTGAGCGGAGGCTacatcccgcaccggagccgccagcgACGCTAGTTGCCCAGCCTAACCCTCCCCATCTAGGTTCAGgtttttgcggtcggagtccgcacctttgggggggggggggttctgtcatgccctaaccatagagagccctctgggttctctatggtgtataggtcagagcgtgactagggggggttctagcgtttctatttctatgttggtatttgtatggttcccaattagaggcagctgattattgttgtctctaattggggatcatacttaagttgcccattgttcccacctgtgttgtgggatattgttttcagTTAGTGCCTTAGTGCTCTCTGTACTGGACGTTCGTtgatttctttgttgtttttgttaagtttcactttgtaataaagtatgtggaactcaactcacgctgcgccttggtccactcattTCGACGATCGTGACAGTAAGGATGGAAAATCTTAAATAAAACCTTTTACAGTGAATGAGATACAGTTGTTTTAGTTAACAGTGGTATTTTTCTAGAATTCTATGGATGTTCCGTGATCAGACACTTTCTTATCTAGATAGTGTATTAATGCTGCATAATGTAcgtttttgggcgacctgaccaaattcacatagaaatgtgtgtttatagatctgtcattctcattgaaagcaagtctaagaagcggtagaactgttctatgtgtgctatttctgtgCTATTTCTATTCCGTTCTTTAGTTTACTTTTTGCGTCtattactttcggttttgtacaccagctttaaACAGCCGATACAATTTTTTGGgttatgaaaaatatattttactgcagtttagatggtacaatgattctctaccttaatcttgcttgttttgtcacatgaactgaaattaggcaaactattacaatttttgcaaccaggaaatggcggttCGATTTCTACCACAGGAGTTTGGTGGTATCTAAATTGGAGAACACGGGCTCATGGtcatggctggagtggaatagtatcaaacacatggtttccaggtgtttgatgccatttcatgtgctccgttccagacattatgagctgtgctcccctcagcagcctccactgatttctacatagtgcatctttaaacactcatcttttcagttcgctgcagctagtgactggaaccagctgcaacaaacactcaaactggaaagttttatctcaatctcttcattcaaagattcaatcatggacactcttactgacagttgtggctgctttgcatgatgtattgttgtctctaccttcatgccctttgtgctgttctgtgaccAATAATGTTTCAAATCTATTTTtatgtcacgtgccgaatacaaccggtgtagaccttacagtgacatgcttacttacaagcccttaaccaacaatgtagttttaagaaaaaaaagaacaagcaataaaagtaacaataaaagagcaccagtaaaataacaatagcgaggctatatacagggggtaccaatacagagtcaatgtgcgggggcaccagttagtcgaggtaatatgtacatgaaggtagagttattaaagtaactatgcatagataataaacagaaagtatcagcagcgtaaaagagggggggggcaatgaaaatagtctgggtagccatttgattagatattcaggagtcttatggcttaggggtagaagctgtttagaagcctcttggacctagacttggcgctccggtaccgcttgccgtgcggtagcagagagaacagtctatgactaggttggctggagtttttgactatttttagggccttcctctgacaccgcctggtatagaggtcctggatggcaggaagc from Salmo salar chromosome ssa07, Ssal_v3.1, whole genome shotgun sequence includes the following:
- the LOC106609003 gene encoding zinc finger protein 27-like produces the protein MSKLQLLHVFLNERLTAAVVEIVGAVEKTVAEYQEENDRLRRMLRITQEIKLCKIGSLPLSLAGSEEAVPPEQQHCEQEWNPSLGQEDPKPTQIIEEEQIQGLEPDIIEFKFTPSCVKSECDQEDPLWSLTLPKTQIVEHVDIDSKQVDPEPFATVTHLKGFEISCDPPDNQNNASIHSSAIRSNPVGLDSSPPLDPSPPLAPTPPMEKPCNFPFYGKTFKQKGNLSMHMSIHTGETPFSCGDCGKCFIQKGDLRRHILTHTGEKPFSCNFCSKSFNQKGDLRRHILTHTGEKPFSCGDCGKSFSQKGDLRRHILTHTGEKPFSCGDCGKSFRLKGNLTTHTLTHKGVKQHGCAVCGLRFTHKAYLLKHVHKVHKERKQDEN